In the genome of Mycteria americana isolate JAX WOST 10 ecotype Jacksonville Zoo and Gardens chromosome 7, USCA_MyAme_1.0, whole genome shotgun sequence, one region contains:
- the SAG gene encoding S-arrestin translates to MSCPESQKMGMSGKNASSPQKKVIFKKSTRDKALTIYLGKRDFIDNIGNVEPVDGVVLVDPAIIKGKKVYVSLTCAFRYGQEDIDVIGLTFRRDLFFSRVQVYPPVDKPESLSHLQESLLKKLGKNAYPFFFTFPDYLPCSVCLQPAPRDVDKSCGVDFEVKAFSTENVEERIHKRNSARLLIRKVQYAPEKPGPQPCAETTWQFFMSNKPLHLKACLSKEVYYHGEPIPVTITVNNSTEKTVKKIKVQVEQVANVVLYSSDYYTKVVAAEEAQEKVQPNSSLTKTLTLLPLLANNRETREIALDGKLKDEDTNLASSTLIKDGIDKTVMGILVSYKVKVKLTVPGMLGDLTSSEVGTELPFRLMHPKPEEKNPAGKDDEAELVFEEFARQQLKDMLDDEDKNMSSTDE, encoded by the exons ATGAGCTGCCCTGAGTCTCAAAAGATGGGGATGAGTGGGAAGAATGCTAGTTCTCctcaaaaaaaagttatcttcaaAAAAAGCACCCGTGACAAAGCT CTGACCATCTACCTGGGAAAGCGGGACTTCATTGACAACATAGGGAACGTGGAACCTGTAG atgGTGTTGTATTGGTGGATCCTGCAAttatcaaggggaaaaaag TTTATGTGTCCCTGACCTGTGCTTTCCGGTATGGCCAGGAAGACATTGATGTGATTGGCCTCACCTTCCGACGGGACCTGTTCTTCTCTAGGGTCCAAGTGTACCCACCTGTTGACAAGCCAGAGTCTCTCTCCCACTTGCAGGAATCTCTGCTAAAGAAGCTGGGGAAAAATGCTTACCCCTTTTTCTTTACG tTTCCAGATTACCTGCCTTGTTCAGTCTGTCTGCAGCCTGCACCTCGTGATGTTGATAAG agctgtggggtggACTTTGAGGTGAAAGCTTTCTCAACAGAGAATGTGGAAGAGAGAATTCATAAGAG GAACTCTGCACGTCTGCTGATCCGTAAGGTGCAATATGCTCCAGAAAAGCCAGGACCCCAACCTTGTGCGGAGACCACCTGGCAGTTCTTCATGTCCAACAAGCCGTTACACTTGAAAGCTTGCCTCAGTAAAGAG GTGTACTACCATGGCGAGCCCATTCCAGTCACTATCACTGTCAacaacagcacagagaaaactgTGAAGAAGATCAAAGTCCAGG tggagcaggttgctaaTGTGGTTTTGTACTCCAGTGACTACTATACGAAGGTGGTAGCTGCTGAGGAAGCACA GGAAAAGGTGCAGCCAAACAGTAGCCTGACCAAGACACTGACGCTTTTGCCCTTGCTAGCAAATAACCGGGAGACCCGGGAAATAGCTCTGGATGGAAAGCTAAAGGATGAGGACACCAACTTGGCGTCTAGTACCCT TATTAAGGATGGAATAGACAAGACAGTGATGGGGATTCTGGTTTCCTACAAGGTCAAAGTGAAGCTCACTGTTCCAGG catGCTGGGAGACCTCACCTCCAG TGAAGTGGGCACAGAGCTGCCGTTTCGTCTCATGCACCCCAAACCTGAGGAGAAGAACCCAGCAG